A window of the Gammaproteobacteria bacterium genome harbors these coding sequences:
- a CDS encoding DUF2335 domain-containing protein, whose product MTKKRAKRKRAQSKLLRSNPKPVVENEEDDDKSSEKSAIVETVETMAASFSGPLPPPEMLRAYDEVLPGSAKDFLATLKVEQAHRI is encoded by the coding sequence ATGACAAAAAAGAGGGCGAAAAGAAAAAGGGCGCAGTCAAAACTCCTTAGGTCAAACCCTAAACCCGTCGTCGAGAATGAGGAAGACGACGACAAATCTTCTGAGAAATCCGCCATCGTGGAAACCGTGGAAACCATGGCGGCGTCGTTTTCCGGCCCTCTTCCTCCCCCGGAGATGCTTCGGGCCTACGATGAGGTCTTGCCGGGAAGTGCGAAAGATTTCTTGGCAACGCTGAAGGTGGAACAAGCCCACCGCATT